One Mus pahari chromosome 21, PAHARI_EIJ_v1.1, whole genome shotgun sequence genomic window, gaagggacatAAAggttaaaacaagcaaaaccccaagagaacaaaacacccaaaacttGAAGTCTGTGCAATCATTGTGATGGTGTAATCCATCGGTCTGGTAACTTTCCGAAGTACAAAAGCCATCAGTCCCCGTGAGCGTGAGAGATGGAGCCGTTCCTCCGCTCACAGGACACCGGCCAGCGATGAACGCCACCAGCTTTCTAATAGTTTGCTTGCAGGTGACATGAAACCTGTAGGGCCTTGTTTGCTATCGCAGACTGTTCCGTGAAACTCGAGGGTTGGGGGGGAAGCTTTTGCTTTCTcgtttatcttttgttttgttctttttgatgCTGCAGTTCATATCCATCCGCCACACAAAGGCGAGGAGGCTCATCTTCCCGTGAGCATCCCGGGGCGACCCAGCCTCTTTCACCTTCGAGCCCTTGGGTGATGGAGCGCAAGCGGCAGCGGAGCGCGGTACGGACCGCCCGGGCGGGGAGCCGCGGTCCCCGGCCGCCCCGGCAGGCGAGGCCCCGGCCTCTGGCCCCGTCCGCACGGGGCGGGGACGGGGGCGGGGCGTGCGGCGCGGCCTTCCCGGCATGCCCCGCGGTGGGCGGTGGGCGGGGCTCTTGTTTTGAAGGACCGGGTGACTCAGCCGCGGATCCGCGGCCGGGGCGGGGGCGCGCGGTGGCCGGGGCTCGGCGGTGGCTTCGGGGCTCGGTGGCCGAGAGCGCGGCAGCAAGCGGCCGGTGAGTGGCGAGGGACCCGGCGGGGGAGCGGGCGGGTGGTGGCGCGGGCTGATGATGGCGGCGGACGGGACGCTGCGGCCCGAGAGGCCCCGCGCGGGGTCCTCCGGGcctggggagaaaggagaagccgGGCGAGGCTGCCGACCTCCTCGCGGGGCCGCCGGTGCCCAGGCTGGGGAAGGTCGGTCGCGCTTTCCTAGAATCTCTGGAATCTTCTGTCGCTCCTGTCGCCCCTCTGTCGTCATCCCATGCTGAGTGCAGAAccgggagatttttttttttttcttgcagataAGAACTTTTTATAGCAGACAGTGTCATCAGGcttcctcccctttgtgggaATTTGTCATTCTTTCTGAACATTCCTGGATTGGGCTGATTTACCATTTAGAAGTAAATCTAACCTTTTAAGTGAGAATAAAGCAAACGAACTAACAGGCAAGGAACTCTGACCAACTTAAGCCCTTTCACGGTGTCTGCTGATTTACCATTGTTTACCTAGgaatttgagatttctttttaaatgatctcCCAAACAGAATGTTGGAATAATATTAGTTGTGACGAGCCTTGAATTAGAACGTCAACCCcactccagaagaaaaaaaacaaaatcttaaaagaagCAGTTCTCAAACGTGTTTTGCAGGACGCTAGCCCGGCTCACAGAAATTTATTCTAGAAATCTAGGGTTGGGCCCCTGGGTCTGCAGTGCTGGCAGGCACCCACCCCACTTGGGCCGCCTTGGTAAGCCAGGAACCGGACCTTAAGGAAACCAAGATTAGCTTGTAATtgtaaatactgtcttttttctttctgttgacttcttctctcctgtccctaaTCAGTCGGGAGTCAAGAAGCCCTGGGAAGGCTGTGTGAGAAAGGATAGTGCTTTCCGGAGCCCTGACATGAGAGCAGAAAATGGCTTTTCATCCATATCCTGTTATCGCCTGGGTGGGAGGAAGATGGTGTGGATCAGGCTAACCTGCCTTGTTTCTCTCCGGAGCCTGTTGGTAGGATCGTAAGAGCATGTCATTAGGTCTTGGCTTCCTCCTCAGCTCTCTGCTTTTCCTCCCCATGGTACGATCCAGGGAGTGACCAGAGCCTGGGGTCTCCGATTCCCTGGGATGTACCAGCATCAGTAGTATTTATGGGCTTTTAGTTGTTGTGGGTATCAATTCACTAACTACAGAATATCTGAATGATGCCTAGCTTACACAGTGCAACTGAAGTAAGTCATTTTAGAGACAGTATCCTGAGTATGGCTCAAAATTCCCTTGCTCTGTGGCAGAAATGAGGGTTGGATGACCTCCATATCTGCCAAAGGTGTTTTCTACATCTTGATGTCTCTTGAAAGAGACCCCACAGGTGATTTAATTAAAGTTAGCCCCGaggttttggtgtttttcttgGCTTTGGTGTCTTTGGATGTCTGGCTACTTATTggtggttttgttattgttgttgttgttgtagatgACTTACAAAAACAGTGTGCCTTTCTGTAATGCTTCGTATCCtaaatttttttgtgtttcccaCCTGCCACACATGGGGTCTCCCCAAGCCTCCATGGCTAATTGGAGTGAGAAGCTGAAGGGAACAGTTTGGATGTTAAATGATTTAAGATGGGAAAGTCGGATTCCTTGAAATGAGAAGCTTAGAGGATAAGGGAGCACACTGTAAGTTTACCTAGCACAGCCCTCTCGTCTTTCAGGTAGAGGCTCAGAGGTAGGCTGGGGATGTAACTCGGTGGCAAGGCGCCTGCTCAGAATGTGTGGGAGGTACTAGGTTTGTCCCTTAGTGTACGCTGTACTCTTTTCCCCACCTCCCCGCTTCCAAACACAAGAGTCTGAGATGGCAGAAGGATTATTCCTGGTCTAGCCTGCTGCCCTTCCTGCTCTATTACCTTTTAAATGCTTCCTCAAGAAAACAGTGCAGAGCAGAGAAATAACAAGGCGAAGAAAACGGAGACTCTGATATGACCGCAGTGCCAGTGTCTCATGGAAGTTGAAGGAACTGTGCGTTCTAACTGTAAACCACCGTGCTGAAAGTGCTGAGATAAATCAGAAGCTTGAATGGTCAGGGAAGAAGAAGTAAGAGCGGGCAGATGGCTGGCTCACAAAACCCCGAGAGGTTAGAAGCGCACTGGCTGTAAAAGATTCGCTTTagaaaagattaataataatGGTTGGATTGTAGACGTTACCTGTATGAGCAGTGTCCAGAACCTTTGACACCGCTCTCTTGAGCAACTTAGGCTACTCTGGTTGTGACCAGGTTTTTTAGGATcctagttggttggttggttttggggaGTTGTGGTATTCTATGCCTTTACCACGTGTATGCTCTCCCCTTGAGAGGCAGTCATCCGGTCCCTTGGAACAGGAGTTGCAGACCtctgagctgctatgtgggtcctctgcaagagcagccagtgctcttaagcaacAGAGCCATCTGAGCCACAAGTTGTGTAACTGGTAccacttttttttcttgattagttTTAGAGAGCATTTagattttcttcatctgttttttttttgttttttttttttaaagattttatttatttattatatgtaagtacactgtagctgtcttcagacactccagaagagggcgtcagatcttgttatggatggttgtgagccaccatgtgNNNNNNNNNNNNNNNNNNNNNNNNNNNNNNNNNNNNNNNNNNNNNNNNNNNNNNNNNNNNNNNNNNNNNNNNNNNNNNNNNNNNNNNNNNNNNNNNNNNNNNNNNNNNNNNNNNNNNNNNNNNNNNNNNNNNNNNNNNNNNNNNNNNNNNNNNNNNNNNNNNNNNNNNNNNNNNNNNNNNNNNNNNNNNNNNNNNNNNNNNNNNNNNNNNNNNNNNNNNNNNNNNNNNNNNNNNNNNNNNNNNNNNNNNNNNNNNNNNNNNNNNNNNNNNNNNNNNNNNNNNNNNNNNNNNNNNNNNNNNNNNNNNNNNNNNNNNNNNNNNNNNNNNNNNNNNNNNNNNNNNNNNNNNNNNNNNNctggcctcgaactcagaaatccgcctgcctctgcctctccagtgctgggattaaaggtgtgcgcccacACGCccggtgatatatatatattttttaatgaagttgtttattacatttatttttgggGGGTGGCACATGCACACTCGTGTCACAGTCtgcatgcggaggtcagaggccagcttgCAGGTTAtccctcctttttcttcagtttccacCCTTACTCTTTTCTTATCTAGTCTTTGGCATTGAGAGGGATATTTGTTGTCTTTCTTGGTTCTTTTCGAATACAAAAGCTATAGATCATTCTCTGTTCTGTGGTTTATCCTAATGCAAGCACGCCTGTGTCATTCAGTTGAAAATATTTCCTACATCCTGTTGtgatttccttaaaaaaaaaaaaaaaaaaaagccaaaaaacaccCAGGTTAATTTTTTGTAGCCAGTTTCTGTTACACTGTCCTGGAGAGCAGGGCTCTAGAGTCTGCACTTAAAAGTAGGAGGTGGTGGGCATGCTCAAGTTCAGCTCTAACCAGGTATCCGAGAACCCTTGAAAATGCtgttctgccaggcagtggtggcgcacgcctttaatcccagcacttgggaggcagaggtggatttctgagttcgaggccagcctggtctacagagtgagttccaggacagccagggctacacagagaaactctgtcttgaaaaaccaaaaaaagaaaaaaaagaaagaaagagagaaagaaaatgctgttCTGCGGTCGTGGGCCAGCTGTGTGGATGGAGTTGTGGAGCTCTTCTGTAGCCTCTGTTACTGTTTACTTACATCCGTGTTTATAAGCAAGTTCATCAGAACACAGCCGTGTGTACTCATTCGTGAACTCCTGATGGTGCCTTTGTGCCTAAAACCCTAGGGTGGTAACTGTCTCTCCTTACCATTCCTGTTGGAATTCTTTCTTCAGGCTCCCCACTGGAAACACAGGCTATAGGAAAGGATCTTACACTATTTTACAGGATCCTTCCCCCAACGAGCAGATGTCTCAGGCCTCCCCATAGGCCGTGAGGCTGACTTGTCTGTTGATGTCCCCCCTTCCTAGTTGTTTCTGCTCAGCTTTACAGCCTCTCGGCAGTTGTGTCTGTGTTCTGAGAGGAAAGCGTAGGAATCAGGCTCGCTCTGGTTTTCCTCATCAGTCTAGAggactactgtgtgtgtgtgtgtgtgtgtatgtgtgtgtgtgtacgtacgtaCCTCATAGGGATTGTAGGATGCTAGTGGGGAAAGGTGACATGGTAAGCTATTTAGCCACTGTGGTTTTATGGTAGCATTTGGGGGCGGATGTAAGAATTAGAAGGTGGAAAAGAGAAGGTAAAAAGAACTTATTAAACAGCACAAGTCAGTGTTTGCTTGATTTATGAACTTACTTAAATTTATacttgctggtgtgtgtgtgtatgtacataagtGCAGGAGCCTGTGggtgtcagaagagggcatcagagagTTACAGATGAACTAGCCAGTCAATGTGCAAagcaaatttgggtcctctgtaagagtgggATGCACTCTCAACTgtgcatctctccagctcctttttgctattatttttatatagtctTTCAAAAATTCACTCATGTATACAGTGTATCTTGATCAGATTCACCCCATTCTTTCCCTGCAACTCCCCCCTATCTCTGCTCCAACACCCTCCCTCCCAGCTTCATGCTTCTGAGCCTAAACAGAATTGCCCATGGTACATGGCACACATAGGATCATCACTGGAACATGGGCATACTGCCTGTGGCTGGCTTCCCACTTCATGCTGTAATTTTTAACTGGCTTGGTATAGCTGTTGATGTAGATAGCAGTCATGTCTGGCTGAGGACTCTGTTTCAGAGCCGCTCACCATCCAGTCTTACATTCTCTCTACCCCTTCTGAGATGTTCCCTAAGCCTTAGGACAGAGGTTGTCATAGATGGCCTCTCTACAGCTGTGTGCTTGCTGTTGCTTTTATTCTTAGTATCTCCAACAGTTCGGAGCATCTGTGTTAACCACTACTCACTTTACTATGGCTTTATGGTTATGAAGCTTTTTGATGCTTAATAGTTGTAGATATGCAcatgccatttaaaaataaatagactttCAGCTATTGAACTTTCCCTACTTCTTGACTTGTGGCATGAATGACACCAAAGTGTGCTCTACCGTTTAATACATAGAATTCATGATACAtaacctggcatggtggcatatgcttttaaggtctatacttgggaggcagatctctgtgagtttgaggacatctAGGACCAGGAAGAGAGTccttacctcaaaacaaaacaaaacaaatgttgcCTATAACAAGCACACTGATTCGCAGTAGTTGGTAAAGCCTACCTAGATCCACCGGTGTTACAGATGGCTTTTGCCAACCACTCTAAACCGTGGAGGCCCTTGTTTCCTGACATCTAAATCATACACGTTCCTTGTTTTCCAGGCTTCCTTTCTGACTAAGAATGAATGCTCACCAGAGCAGTGATGGCGACTGGTCATTGCAGCCAGAGATCAGCTGCCTAGGAGATGAGGCCTTAGCTGCCACTCaagagaaggaaggcagcagCTTGGTGTCCTCTGGTCTGCATAGTCTCACTTATCCCCTAGCTGCCGGGAGCAAAGGTACCGGGCGGGGGCATTCTCACCCAGACATCGTGTACCCAGGAGGAATGCAGACTTTATAAACTGAGCACATACTCAGTTAATTGGCTTAGCCTACCTGTCACAGTGCATCTCTGACCACCATAGAAAGCCTGCAGGCAGCCTGGCCTGGCCTACCCACCTGGTATGAGGGTGCAAGACAAATGGCTACATGTCGAAGCCAGGCGACAGACTGTGCTCTGGTCCTTACCATCTATAGTGTGATGAGACCCCCCACTCCATGAGAGTTCTGCTTATGGATGGGGAGTGGACAGAATGGTTCCTAGTCGCCTTCCTCAGGGCTGCTGGATCCAGGTGCCAATGGTAAGGCAGCTCCTGAGAAGTGTTGGGCAGGCCCTTAAATGGAGTCTTGAGTATGTGGCTAACTGGCCTGAACGCACTCTAGACCAGGTTCTTGAGCTCAGCagcccttgcctctgcctcctgggcactACGATGACAGGCATGCAGTGTCATGCCTCACTCTCTGGGAACCTTAActcattgttgtttttaaatgggaACTCAggcgtttggtttggtttggtttttttggttttggttttggagacagggtctctctgtgtagccttgggctgtcctggaactcactctatagaccaggttggtcttaaatttagagctccacctgcctctgcctcctgagtgctaggctagaatcaaaggcatgtgccaccacagtggGTTCAGTtggctaattcttttttttttttttaaagatttatttatttaagcacactgtagctgtcttcagacactccagaaaagggcgtcagatcttgttacggatggttatgagccaccatgtggttgctgggatttgaactccagaccttcggaagagcagtcgggtgctcttacccactgagccatctcaccagctccagtTGGCTAATTCTTAACTGCCTGAATGTTTTATCATATTTCTCAgcctataatttaaaaaaggcAACCACTGTTTACTGAGTACAGATACATAAAAATTTGCcagtatattaatttattttagtttattttgcatgtatgaatgctttacctgtatatatgtctggtgcccgtggaggccaaaaaagagtatcagatcccctggaactgaagttacagatggttatgagccaccatgtgtatgctgggaattgaaccgaggttctctggaagaacagtcagtgcttttaaccgctgagcttTCTTTCCAGCCTTTAATATTACAAAATAGTCCAATTTGGCTACACCttatttttgttaagatttaGAGTTTtgttgagagtgtgtgtgtgtgtgtgtgtgtgtgtgtgtgtgtaagggagtgtttgagacaaagtctcaggGAGCCCAGGCTGCCCCCACACTTTTCAGGTAgtagctgatcttgaacttctgatcctcctgtctccacttccccagtgctgaggtagGACTGGGGATCAAACGCATGCTAACTAAGTAAATTACCAACTGAGCAAAGACTCCttgttaataaagttttatttgtgcctttaatcccagtacttgggaggcagaggcaggcaaatttctgagttcgaggccagcctggtctacagagtgagttccaggacagccagggctacacagagaaaccctgtcttgaaaaaccaaaacgaaaaaacaaaacaaaaagatttgtttgtgtgGAAAGCATGCATACTCACGGGAGATCATGGAGTCAGTCAGCTCTCCACACACCTTTCCCAGGGGTTCTGGGTCTCAATCTGAGGTGGTCAGGCTTGTCTGGCACGTGCCTCgctcactgggccatctcattGGCTTCCTATCTGTGTGCTGCTTACAATTTttagataaatttattttaaaacaagtcttTAGTCTGCAGGTGATTTTATCGTTTGTTAGAGACAAAAGGCAACTGTGCGTACTAAAGATGAGCTGTCCTGCCCTGTCATGGTGCTCCTCTGATATTTACATGCTGGTCCTCAGTGCCATGCAAACCACatgtggtgtcacacacctggaatcccaccACTGCGGGAGGGAAATGAGGATCAGAAAGAGTTCTGAGTTATCTTCAGCCTTAGTTCAAgggcagcccaggctagccctgccTCAAAAGTGGAAGAgaggaattttaaataatttaaagagaaTGGCTTTTCAATGTTAGGGCAAAGCGATGAGACCCCAGGAGTAAGTCCTAAGGCCACGTGAATTTGCTGTTGTCAGCAAGGCGCAGCGGTCCAGAAGCTGATAGCGCTGTGGGGCTCTAACACAGTGAGAGTGGGTGCTTCTGAGGATTTCTAGGAAGAGTAATGACTTAGAGAAAAGGCTTTCCttctggaaaattaaaaaaaacaaaagcagctttGAAGAGTgaaaattgggctggtgagatggctcagtgggtaagagcacccgattgctcttccgaaggtcctgagttcaaatcccagcaaccacatggtggctcacaaccatgggtaatgagatctgactccctcttctggaatgtctgaagacagctacagtgtacttacatataataaataaataaaataaataaatcttaaaaaaaaaaaaaaagtgaaaattgaGTTTTAACATACGGAAGTAGTAAGTTCCTAAAACACAGGCAGCAGTGCTGAGGCTGTAGCTGAGCCTACAGTAAGTAGAAGATGGAACCCCAGAGACACAGATCCCCAGTACTGTGACTGAGTGTGCTGGGTCACTCTCTAATCGCAGCACTCGGAGGTCGGGGGAGGAGCATCAGAAGTCAAGActatcttcagctacacagtgaattttagGCCAGCTTAGACTtcgggagaccctgcctcaaaaataataaGTTCGGGGCTCGAGAGCCGGCTCAGCCAAGATTGCTTCCTGCTTTTCCAGGGGCCTCGTTTggctcccagctcccagggatctCATTTCCTCTTCTGGCTTACTTGGGCACTTGAGGACATTCCCACAACCCAGAACACTTGAAGGAAGATCTGGAATAAGTAAGCAGATGCACACAGCAGTTGGAAGAGTATTATTTAGAGATGCAGATGAAACTGAGAAGAAGTGATTGCTTCTGAGCACCAGCTTTTCAGCGACTGGCAAGAGAATGCAGGCTAGCACGGGCCCTGCTCTTCTGTCCGTCCTGTTGCTCTGTGCGTTACTTTAAAATCACGGTGGTTttaaagtgtgggtgcttctgcCTTCAGTCTCCCCCAACACCATATCACGCATACATGGGAAGAAGTTCTCTTGTTTTGTGAGGaagttggctggttggttgggttgggtttttcaagacagggtttctctgtgccgccctggctgtcctggaactcactctgtagaccagactggacccacatcagagatctgtctgcctggcTTTCAAGGGtctggtttggtttagttttctcTAGTGTTTTAGCTGTGAACACTGATGGCTTTAgggttttgttctttggttgctgTTTTAGAGCAGACATTTTTCTTTAGACTCTCGCCCTGTAATTATTTGACTtcctgtctgctctttcagaCCTTGCCCTTGACTATGCGTCTCAGCCAGCAAGCCTTCCTCATCCTCACATAATGCCACTTCCTGAAGACAGCAAGGGCTCATGCTTCCAGAGTGGGAGCAAGCGGAGCCACGAGCCCTTCGTTGTTCCAGACAGATTTGGAAACGGCGGCTTAGGTTTTGGAGGTAGCTCACACTCTCAAGCCCCAGAGAAAGTGACACTTCTTGTGGATGGCACCCGTTTTGTGGTAAATCCTCAGATTTTCACTGCTCATCCGGATACCATGTTGGGAAGGTAATGATGGCTTCTTTGTGAGCGCGCTCTGTTCTATGACCTTGCAGCAGATGCAGGGCCGCACTGCAGTGCACTGCTGACTTTGCTCTCTGTGGCCACAGGAGCTATTGAACCTTGACCTGCCCCTCTGTAAACGCAGGGCCTTGCTCTCTGAGTTGCAAAGGTCAGAGATGCTAAGCTGAGACCTAAGTCATGCTCTGTTTTCCTTGTGTGAAAAATAGGATTAGTAGTAATGTTTATGGCGCAGGAGCAGTGAAGCTGTTCTAGGAAGACCTTGTGCCTCCCACCCATTTCtactcttttgtttctgtttttgttgttttgggtggtggtgggggaacacAGGGTACACTTGGCAGTCCTGGAGATTGGACCTAAGAACCTAGGGTGTCGTGCGTGGGAAACAAGCATTTTACTGAGCTAGCCCCGGCCTGTTGCTAGTTTATTCTTTCTTGGGGCTTTGTCTGCAGATATGTCTGTGTGGTACATacatgcagtgcctacagaggccaggagagggtgtgtcAGATGTCTAGACTGGAGTtaacagctggttgtgagctgcagtgtgTGCTGGGAATGTAATCTGGATCCTGAGGATGGTGAGAACAGGCCTCCTCGCTGAACTATGTCAAGATGCAGAGGAGCCTCACGCCTGTCTGAGACCCACAGCTAGCCTCGCCTGTTGGAGTGGGCGCTTCCCCTGGGCTGACTCCTAAAGGGAAGGTGAGCTCCTCCACAGAGCTCACTGGTGAGGACCGAgacaagggaaaggccaggcagccaggagaggtaGTTTATACTGGAAAGTTGCACTTGCAGAGCCTCCTCTGCAGTTGCCTCTGTATTGTGTCTGCTCCACAGACCAAAGCTTCCTTGTTTCCCTTTTGTCTGAAGGAGTTTCCTGAGGCATGCATTCCTCTGAGAGGCATCAGGTCTCAAGACTGTATTTTAAGTTCCGCTGCAGGACAGTAGGGTAATGTCatatgggagaggaagaggagagctgCCTCTGCTGAGCCCCGCTGCAGGAGGTGATGCTATTGCTGGTGTCTTTCAGGATGTTTGGGCCAGGAAGAGAATACAACTTCACAAGGCCCAATGAAAAGGGGGAGTATGAGATCGCGGAGGGGATCAGCGCCACCGTGTTCCGCACAGTCctggtatgtgtgtgggtctgctcccttctctgtcctccacCACAGCATGCAGGCTTGCATGCTGCACCCTTAAGGATGGCACAGCTGTGTGACTGACTTTCGGGTCTGGTGTGCAGTCGttgtcttctctttatttttcctatGTATAACTTGGAAGTCCTTACGTGAGCTCAGTTGGTTGTCTTGGGTAGACAGGAGGCGTTTGTCATCTAATGCACCAGCCAGTTGACTCCAGGATCCCGTCACCTCAGTAGAGTATGTAGTAGGAATGCAGAGGATTAGAGTCTTTTCCATGCAtttctttgcttccatttctccttcctgatGTGTTCCCAGGATTATTACAAAACTGGCATCATCAACTGTCCAGATGGCATCTCTATCCCAGACCTCAGAGACACGTGCGACTATCTCTGCATCAACTTTGACTTCAACACTATCCGATGTCAGGACCTGAGTGAGTACAGAGCACCCGTGGCATTGAGCCAGTGTGCGTTCACTGAGCTCCGAAGTGAAGGAGTGTGGGGTGTAGGCCGAGAGCTACCAGAAGGAAGACATCCGCTAGCGGTTCTTCTCCTGCAGCGGGGTTGTGGGGAAGCAGAGTCAGCAGATGTTCTGGGGAGTGTGGCACACACGTCacaccagcactcagaagacaagaGGATCATTAGGCGTTCAGTGCCGACACAGGGACAGAGTAACACCTTGTCTCTGAGGCCAGGGTGTAGTTCACCGGGGTCCCATTGTCAGCAGACAGTAAACAAGGCATGTGAgacatgcctgtgatctcagcgtgcgggaagtggaggcaggaaataAAAGGTATGAAGCCTAAGGTGGCTGGCTGGGCTCTGAGTTACCGCTATGCTCTTGCGTAGGACTGTGGTGTCGTTGCTGACAGGCAGGGTACTGAGTGTCAGGGAGCGTAAGTAAAGCTGGTTATCACCATGGCGTAGGGACTCTGACTTAGTGTACCGCTTCCCTGTTTGTCCTTTGGGATGACATCTCTGTGCACAGGAAGCAGTTCATccacctctcctttccccagGTGCTCTACTGCACGAGCTATCCAACGATGGTGCCCACAAGCAGTTTGACCACTACCTCGAGGAACTGATTCTGCCCATCATGGTGGGCTGTGCCAAGAAAGGCGAGCGAGAGTGTCACATTGTCGTGCTGACAGACGAGGACTCCGTGGACTGGGATGAAGACCACCCCCCACCCATGGGGGAAGAGTATTCCCAAAGTAGGAGCACCCGTAGAAAATGCTACCCAAGAGCCCGTGCAGATAGCACTGACAACTAGTGATGGGCACAGGCACCCAGAGGGACAGCCTCTGCTGGGACCTCTCAGTCCTCCCCTAGTGGATGCCACTGTCAGACACTGTGTGGGTGATGCCATTCTCACCCATTCCATTGCAGTGCCGGCTCAGTGCGGAAAGCACCGGGCGTGCGGCAAGCACTGGGTGTACGGCTCAGCAGCCCTGACCTCAGATCCCAGTAGCGACAGGAAGCTGgctgtggtagcacatgtctgtgATCCAGAGCTCCTTTAGTGACATGGGAGGCATGC contains:
- the Kctd20 gene encoding BTB/POZ domain-containing protein KCTD20 isoform X1; its protein translation is MNAHQSSDGDWSLQPEISCLGDEALAATQEKEGSSLVSSGLHSLTYPLAAGSKDLALDYASQPASLPHPHIMPLPEDSKGSCFQSGSKRSHEPFVVPDRFGNGGLGFGGSSHSQAPEKVTLLVDGTRFVVNPQIFTAHPDTMLGRMFGPGREYNFTRPNEKGEYEIAEGISATVFRTVLDYYKTGIINCPDGISIPDLRDTCDYLCINFDFNTIRCQDLSALLHELSNDGAHKQFDHYLEELILPIMVGCAKKGERECHIVVLTDEDSVDWDEDHPPPMGEEYSQILYSSKLYRFFKYIENRDVAKTVLKERGLKNIRIGIEGYPTCKEKIKRRPGGRSEVIYNYVQRPFIQMSWEKEEGKSRHVDFQCVRSKSLTNLVAAGEDVLEDQEIIMHHPPQVDELDRLNAPLSQMAPNDFQD
- the Kctd20 gene encoding BTB/POZ domain-containing protein KCTD20 isoform X2 gives rise to the protein MPLPEDSKGSCFQSGSKRSHEPFVVPDRFGNGGLGFGGSSHSQAPEKVTLLVDGTRFVVNPQIFTAHPDTMLGRMFGPGREYNFTRPNEKGEYEIAEGISATVFRTVLDYYKTGIINCPDGISIPDLRDTCDYLCINFDFNTIRCQDLSALLHELSNDGAHKQFDHYLEELILPIMVGCAKKGERECHIVVLTDEDSVDWDEDHPPPMGEEYSQILYSSKLYRFFKYIENRDVAKTVLKERGLKNIRIGIEGYPTCKEKIKRRPGGRSEVIYNYVQRPFIQMSWEKEEGKSRHVDFQCVRSKSLTNLVAAGEDVLEDQEIIMHHPPQVDELDRLNAPLSQMAPNDFQD